The Portunus trituberculatus isolate SZX2019 chromosome 50, ASM1759143v1, whole genome shotgun sequence genome includes the window CCTTCTAGCTCATGGCATTCCTCCATTTCCATACAAGGTAGCCAAGTCCCTTGATCCGGATATTTATAGGAACATTGAGTATGATGCTTGGAACACCATGCGCAGAGGTGAGtagctatttgtgtgtgtgtgtgtgtgtgtgtgtatatgttatTTTAGTTGTATATTTTCACTCTTGTATTTATTCACTCTCTAGATTCAAACTTCTGAACATTATTGCATTCAACACTCTTACAGCACCATCAAAATGTACATGAAATGATAGGAAATTTGGTTTTATTGTAATGAAAGATACATGTAGTTCGATTTTTATATTGTGTGAGAATGTATTAATAATTGATGTGGTCCTGACACAAATGTTTATGATTGTAATACCAACCTTTCAGAAGCTCGCTTTGGTCCTATTGATTACAACGGATTCCAAGCAGGAGTTAAGGTGTTTATCAAGCTGGAGATGCTGCCCAATCGCGAAGAAGTAGAAGCCATGAGAAAGACTCACATGGCCAGACAGGGTGAGTGAAAAGGGAATGTGATatagaataaaatacaaaatggaAAGTGGTCAGGCAAAACAATAGAAACATTCTTGCTTAATAGCTGGCTATTAAAGGAAGTCATGTGCATACAAGAAAGTCAGACAGGTCAAGGTGAGTGAATAAAGTGTAATAGtctaaaagataataaagaaaattaggaaaaactgGGAATATTGAATTTGAGGGAGGAGATTACAAAGGGAGAAGTTAGTAATCATTGCAGTATGTGGAGGAACTTGCTATTTGTTCATGTAATTGTGCTGTATGGTGAAGGATGCAACCTTGATATGaatagttatttttcttctgtatcCTGAAGACTTAAAGGTCACTTGATATGAACTTAACCCAGAGAAGGGATTTTGTTGCAGTAGGATGCAACCTTGATATGaatagttatttttcttctgtatcCTGAAGACTTAAAGGTCACATGATATGAACTTAACCCAGAGAAGGGATTTTGTTGCAGTAGGATGCAACCTTGATATGAATAGTTATCTTTCTTCTGTATCCTGAAGACTTAAAGGTCACATGATATGAACTTAACCCAGAGAAGGGATTTTGTTGCAGTAGCCTCAACTGATAAGTTAGTGTTTTGGATTTCATGGTATGGCATTGTGAGATAGTGAATATATCATTAGGAGTGTAACATGAGTTTCTACAAATACTGCTTGAGGCAAAAGTGCAACTTATTCTGAGAAGAAAATGTTGTGTACACATATGCCTTTTGAGGCTTTGCTTGGCTCTGGATCATAACTCCAAGTGTGGCCAGGTGACAGGTATAACAGCTGGGCCAAGCAGCTGGTACAAACACCATGTAGACATACTCCATCTTACTGTAAGTATGTGGCTTTCtcaacacattttctttcctataaaAATTATGCAGTCATATCTAAATGTATTGATTGTCACCATCTTGGCATCAGACTTACAAACAGTTGATCTGCTGCTGGTCTTCCACCTTTCCATCTATTCAGACAGGGTGTCACATACCCTATTATTGTACTTTTCGTTAATGACAGCCATACTAACATTGTGTAATGCTTGTCGGTAACTCACCTGTCCATCAGTACTACTCGTCTCATGACAAGATACTGCAATACCCAAAATCTTACTATCCCTTTCACAGGCTCAGGTGACAATGCTGAGAAGAAGAATGCTGAGGAGAAAGTTGATATCTACCAAGGTCATATCCAGGAGATGTCAGAGAATAAGGGTCCAGTAGATGTCTATATAGAAGAAATAGGTTGTAGGTAAGTGTTGTTGCTGGTTGTTAGGTCAGATTTTTGTTGAAGCTCATAGTGGCAACATGTGGGGTTATCATCACCCTTTCAATGATGACTGGAAAATTAACAATTTGCAGGACTACTGTGTAGCAAGTAGGTACATACCTACTTGCTTCAACATGAACATCTGCTATACAGTAAGAGGCTCTCCCACTTTGCTTTGTCACACTCAGGACTCAGATTCAGGCTTtctcagttgtgtgtgtgtgtgtttgtgtttgtgtttgtgtttgtgtttgtgtttgtcaatTCATTGCATATCTGAAACATTATATGAAATGAGTGGCAAAGAGGTGAttctttaaaaataaataacgaacAAATAAATGCAATAGATATTTAATTACCATCCAGGTTGAAGGTGCCTTATGAATCCCTTGAGCGAGTGCCACCATCCCCTCCACGCTCTCCCTGGCACCAGCAGGCTCCTGGAGGACCAGTTGGAGTACCTAGTGGTCCAGCAGCTTCAGTTTCTAGCTATAAGAAGCTCTCAGGGTACTACCAGAAGGCACCCCTTCCCCCAGAACCTGAGTACTGTAAGTGAGCTAAATGGTTTGTCAGCTTGATGTCAGAAACTtgggtactgttgttgtttttgtaatctAGAAACTATTCATAGACAAATgtgaaatatgaataataaaaaaataataaataaataaataatagtaagtctgatattttcacatattttccgTGTTCTTCCACAGCAGCTgggagaagcaagaagaaaggaggaaagcaggTCCGAGAGGTAGTAACACTATACCAAATGCCTTCTGTAAGATTTTTTGTAAGTTTGGTGGGGTAGTATGTCAGGAAAAAGGCGACTAACAAGCATTCTAACGCTTTGCTTGAGCTGATTAGCTGCTGACTAATTTATAGAATGGGATTGGTTGAGCTTATCACCTCTGAAAATTTTGATAATTCAGATTAATTCATTGTTAAACTTTTGGAATACTGGAAAAAGGTAGAACCATTATAGATAGATGCAGAAGTACTTCTTTCTTGCATGGCTTATGTGCATGAAGCTGTAATATTGTGTCCACAAAAAAGTCAACATGCCCAGAGACCAAAGTCTTGATGCTTGATATAGCTGGCAACTTATCTTATGTCAGTTACTGCTTTTCACCATCCTTCATTCTGTGGTGTCAATGATTTGTGCATTTAGTGCATAGATACTTTTTAACATGTGTACAAACACATCATAGTACTAGCATATTTACAGTAATCAGTCGCACAAGTGATGAGAGAAAGTCTGACATTGAAGTAACTTttcaatagataaacaaatggtGATATTTGATTGTTCTTGCACTGTTCTTTGGTGTGATTTTCCTATTTGTCTCCACACAGTCTCCTGTCAACAATTGTGGCATGAGGGGGAGATCTGCCAGCAGCCCCACACCTCCACGTCCCCGCACCCCTCAGGGTCCTCACCACCAGCCTCCCTATGGCAACAAGTAGGTCTAAGGGATACTGCACATGCCTTAGTCAGGCTTGGCACTGCTGTGTTAAGACAAGGTTTACTGATCAACGTGAAGATTGTCAAGCtaactattattaatattcagGTATTTAGATTACATTGATTACCAATGTTTGGTGTGTTCATGATATTACAAGTGGTTATAAAGCTATGCAAGACGTGTGGTAATTTATTATAGTGATGAAGATATATTGTAGATGTATTGAATACATCAGAAGATGCTAAAGTAGTGATGTAAGCATACTGAAGCATCTGTTATCCAATAGAGCATGTGGTATTATGTAAGggtgttttcttcattaataaAGTGTTGTTGAAAGTatgaaagaaataggaatagTTCCTCCTTGAGGTGTGAAATAATGATTACACAgcagctgtgttgtgtgtgataaaAATTGTCAGTGTTTCTAAGATTTAATGTTTATTAGTTTAGGATATGCACATTTTCATGTTCAGAGATCCAAGGAATGTGTAATGCATTTTTTATATTGTTCATTTTAGAGAATGGATGGAATGATATAGACAGGTCTTCTGCTAGTAAGTCTTCATAGGATATGCAATGCCATCTTTCATGGCAGTGTTATGAGAAGTGCGTCTCCTGTGTGGGAATTTCCACTTTTAGTAAAAGATTATCATTGGGCAAGAAAAGAATGCAAGGGATGGAAAATGTTGTCATCCTGATAGCTAGTCAATCAGTGTTTACTGTTTAAACAAAATCACTGTCAGATATAGTAGTCAATGTGTTTGCTCAGGTTTGCCAGGGTTGTATTAATGTTGGACAGAATCAATTTTGAGTTATTTTTATGCTGCAATCCCTATTCAGTCTGCAGGAAACTGGTTCAGGATGTGAACTGAGGAGTTATgcctatgctctctctctctctctctctctctctctctctctctctctctctctctctctctctctctctctctctctctctctctctctctctctctctctctctctctctctctctctctctctctctctaggaactTAGGAAGAGGAGCCAAAGAGTCTCTCTAAGCCTAGAAGTAGCTCTGCTAACTTGCAAAAGATGATTTTATTATTGTGAAAATTTCAATAAATCCTTTCAATATAATTGCTGGGTAATATGTATTCAACTCGTTTGTCAAAagctaagaaaagaaagcatTGGTTAAGTAAGTCAGTGGGACATTTATTTATATCGATTGTATTTATTGTAGTGAAAATTTGCCTGACATTAAAACTCAATTTTAACTCCACGTTGGTTTTTTCTCATGAACACTGGAATTTAGAACACTCGTAGCTTTATTACTTGCATGTCATCAGAGACCATGAAGGAGATGAGATGTTAGACAGAAACATTCTCATGGAAACAGGAACTTTGGTATTGTTATTAAGCTAAAAAGATAGAAGGGATGCTGTTTTTGTAGGGATAGTGTTGGGACAGTGAGGGCTTTGTATTGTTTTATGCTGTATATATGGATTGGGTGTTTTGCCATGAGTTATAAACTTAGTTGAATGAGTGACTAAGTATATTTGTCTTgattgtgaaggaaaaaagtaaataaatgaagtagtgaaatatgaaatcaattaaagaaaaagtaagagaaaggaatCTGGAACGTACAGAAAATGAATGGAGTAGGAaaaatttatttctctctctctctctctctctctctctctctctctctctctctctctctctctctctctctctctctctctctctctctctctctctctcatatatatatatatatatatatatatatatatatatatatatatatatatatatatatatatatatatatatatttgtgacaTTAAGTAAAAGTGAAGTGAGAATACTACAGACTGTTAGAAATATCCATAGTGTGTATATGCAGACAATATTCTTGTGCTAATCCATTTGGGCATGGCATACATTGCTGTCATCAGGGTGATTGAGAGGGTGTGTAAGATTCTTGCATTAGATTACGATACTATAGTTTTTTCTTAATTGTGATTTAAGTTATGATATGCATATTTCATAGATATGAGAGCAAATGCTCAAATGGAGACCATTTAAAATGCTTCATGGTTAAGgccaaattaataataatgcttTGCCATCCTCTGTACAGGAATTATTCACAgcgagggatggggagaggcaGCAGTGGGGGTTACAGGGGAGGTCCCAACCCTGCCAGAGAAGCCTTTCCTCCCATCCCGGTAAGATCTCTCAACTGAGTTAATTGGTTGCACATTTTCACATTATTGGATTTGACTTGAATGTTATTACTTGCTATGTGTATAGCCAAgaaaatttttttccttcagtgatTACAGCTGGAGGATCGATTTAGTTTATAGCTTCATTCAGTTTTGTATTTGATTCTCATTTCTATGAAGTGTAAATGATTAATGTTTGATTTTtggtagttattattttttttttttttttatgttattcacTTTGTATGAAGTTTATGATTGTaaattttgtatctatttttgcCAATCTCTATTTTTTCAGAGTGGGATGAATGTAGATATTGGTGTTGAGGGTGTGTGGGCAATGAGGGCTAACAATCCCCCTGCAAACCCTCACAGTGGCCCCAGTGCTCCCAAGAATGCCCCACCCTTTCCTCCCATGCCTCACCCACCAataacccacccaccaccaccctatgTGAGTACTATCATACATCCCAAGAACAGTTCATGACCCTACCAAGCTAAAATTTGTTTGCAAAACTTGTTCTTGAAATGGGGCATTCATGAACCAAGGTTTTACTGTGTTAGTTATGTTTAGTCCATAttgcttaaaaaaaagagaagaaaaggaaaattagaacaTTTCTTCTGTTGTGGAAATCAACTATGAAGCAAGATACAAAAATTTGCTTGATAATGTAATACCTTGTATTTTGAAGCAATGGAAAATTGGTTAGAATAGCCATATAAGTAGCCTTTTTGATTGTCTTGATTTTGTGAATTTTCATTTTAATGACTGGTATTGAAAATGTTTATAACATCTTTATCATTCTGTAAGTTATttcatttgtctgtttgtatctTAAAAGTTTTCATGGCATCTCTTAACCATTATTTCTCAAAGTGATGtcatttgtatgtttgtgtattcatgtcttttttatcatttaagaTTTATACTTCATCAAAGTAAGGTAGATGAATTATGATGTAATAAACTTACACAGCTGTTCTGTCACATGGAACAGGGAGACAAGGATCCCCAGGTACATGTGAGAGAGGTCACCATGGAGGCCCTGCAGCAGGTCATGAGTGCTGGGGGGCAGCAGGTCAGGGTAACTGGCCAACGGGTAAGTTTTTCTGTTCtgtcatttactattttttttttttttttttttatgacaatCTATTGTTTTTTAAATATGTAttatataatgatgataagaaaagaaaatgaacttgCAGTGTATACATTCTTATGTATCCAAACAAATGTCGCTATATTTGCCTGTGGAGCAAGTTGAGTGTACACTCTGGCGATTGTAAAGATGAAGCATAACAAATCTTATAGTAGGCAatgggaagtaaagaaaatagtagAAGTGAAATGTTGTATAACTGAATCATAGTGGGGATTAATTGTAATAGAAAGATCAAGTCAGGCATTCTATGCCTTTCCTGCCATAAAATAGAATATCATTGTCGCAAACTTAATAGTTTCATGGAAATACTTGAGAATTATGTGAAAGGATATGTCATTGGCTATGAGAAGCATGTTGTCAAGAGCTGAACTCTTGTTAGGAGTGTCCCAGCAAACTCAGATTGATACATCATTAATTAGGCCAAGACATTGACTTCAGCATGATAGATTTTTGTTTGGCCTTGACTGTCCTATGTAATCAACTTTTGATGTCTTGCAAGATATCCTTTGCATACTTAGATCATCTCATCCCTCTCCCATTAAATAACTCAATTTCAAGCAGTCTCTCTAATTATTAGACTTTATTACATCATGAGTAAATGAACTTTCAGCTTGAGGTCGTGTCTGTAGAAAAGCCCGAAGAAAGCCAAACTGAGTCAGCTGTGAAAGAAATAGTACTGGCAGGGGAACACACACTCTCAACATCCCAGGTGAGAATATctgattttattaatttttatttttcccaccTGGTTTGCTTTTATCAATACATGGTTGTTTGTTTGGTAATGTTgtactcagttttttttttttttttttgtatcaatgGTATTGTCATTCGATACTTATCTAATGTTCTGAtcctgctggagagagagaagccaaaaTTGTTTACTTGAGTCGTAGATGTTGGAAGGTTGGATGTTCATTTGCAGTAAACATGTGAAGTTTCAAAATATTATGCAAAATATAAGTTATTTTTAATAAgcaaaattatttttttaatccttaTTTGTAAGTTGTTTTTCCAGATGGttcccttttatttaattttatttactgGGAGAAAACATGCAATTAAAGTGTGAActgtggaaataaaaaagagtagCACCAGAGCAAAGTCTGGTAcaaaatatttatatttttatcatcaaCAGGCAGAGGAGGAAATTAATGGAACCAGTGCCACTGCTGAAGGTGAGCTCTCTAAAATTCCAACTGAAGCCAAAGAGttttcagcaccaccaccagcaccaccatcacaaacTGAAGTGGAGAGCACCCTGCAGGTGGAGCCTCTCAACCCAGTACCCACATCACAAGAGCCAAACGGTGAAGTTCCTCAAACTCTGGTGTATCCAGTGGACCCCAGCATTGCATtcatttcaccaccaccgccaccccacATACCACCTCCTCAGGTATGTACTCATGGCGTGAACACTTGTCTGTGCCCAGCCACAGTGTGCAAGGTAATTGAGGCTTATTTAGGACAGATTGGCTGTCCATTTTATCTATGTAGAATTAGAGATTAGTTTTATGTTTTGAAATTCAatgattgttgttatttttcttttgcaaaACACTGTCAGTTAACATCCCAaaagggagtaaaaaaaaaaaaattgcaaatatGTTACTGTGCAGGAAAGTTATATTTAGAtttcttgtccttccctcttatttcattgaaattttttttagagaatgagatcccaatcCTTTTTGTCTGACTTTTGTTACTTGAATAGGTTTATTTTAATATCTGTCTCGGATATCTAGTGACTGTAGAGTTAGAAATTTTTGCATGTGTTTTAtgttactattttattttttgctattatGTATTACAATTTTTAAGGTGTATACCAGATTTTGCCatgaaatatttatataattCTTAATGGGGAAAAAAGTATATCTTTGTTTGAAAGTCAAgaagttttcaaaattaatTCCTAACACAGTGAACTCAGTGTAGCTTTAAGAGCTTATAAACCACTATTGATGAAGTGGTTTCATTAGCTCAGCCTCATGGCGTGAACACTTGTCTGTGCCCAGCCACAGTGTGCAAGGTAATTGAGGCTTATTTAGGACAGATTGGCTGTCCATTTTATCTATGTAGAATTAGAGATTAGTTTTATGTTTTGAAATTCAatgattgttgttatttttcttttgcaaaACACTGTCAGTTAACATCCCAaaagggagtaaaaaaaaaaaaattgcaaatatGTTACTGTGCAGGAAAGTTATATTTAGAtttcttgtccttccctcttatTTCATTGAAATTTTTtagagaatgagatcccaatcCTTTTGTCTGACTTTTGTTACTTGAATAGGTTTATTTTAATATCTGTCTCGGATATCTAGTGACTGTAGAGTTAGAAATTTTTGCATGTGTTTTAtgttactattttattttttgctattatGTATTACAATTTTTAAGGTGTATACCAGATTTTGCCatgaaatatttatataattCTTAATGGGGAAAAAAGTATATCTTTGTTTGAAAGTCAAgaagttttcaaaattaatTCCTAACACAGTGAACTCAGTGTAGCTTTAAGAGCTTATAAACCACTATTGATGAAGTGGTTTCATTAGCTCAGCCTCTGCTAGTTTGAAATGAAATTCCTTTgtgatttgttttttctttacaaaaGATTAACCTTATTTGTAAATGAAATCATTTctgggaaatagaaaagagagaaaaaagtattggaacaaTAGAATCAAGAAGTTGATGCAAAATCTCTCTCCAtcatgcaattgaaatacattGTAGCTGAATGTCAAAAATTGATTTTGTGTTTATGAATCACATTGCTTTTATTTCCTAATAGATTTTTGTTGTAGATAtgcttttgtgtttgtctttgtttatgttattgTCCACCTAAACTCTCAGCTGGGAGACAACTCCTCACCTCAAAGTACCACTGTGTACACTGTGGCATACCCTCCACCATACTCCAGCCCAGGCCTTATCCAGGTGAGATTGTCATCAATTTATAAAGATACTCATTGTAATCTGCTTGATTCTCCTCATATGTTATAGCTTTATACATGTATTCATAGTActccctttcatttctccttgctATCATAACTTCATGAATTTATTATAATTGTTTCCTTTTGTCAACATAATTTATTAGATGTTATTCACTATACTTCATACTTACTTTTTAAAGGTGACtggattcctttttttttttttttttttttttttttttcagttttgccagcttattttgattgatatagATTGGTCTCTTCCAatagttagattttttttttttttttttttttttttttttcatcattccatatgctttcttttaaatctactGTATTttagtgtgatggtggtgagaattTACAGATGTAGTGTTGGTTTGCTTCTTAGTAATGGTCAAGTTTCTGTGGATGAGTAAGCTTAGCTCAACTATGGGTAAGTGTAGGAGAGCACTCAGAGCTGCCTAGCTGGTGAGGTAGTCTTGTCTTGGGGATTTATATGTTCTCATAATGTCtattcaaggtggatctggttgTAGGTGGCTGCTGTATAGGATGACAGCTGGTGTGAAAACTGGTAACTTAGGTTGTAGGACATTGAGATGCCTCAGTTTAACAAAATATTGCTGATGTATCCACTGTGTGAATCCCTATTACCATGACGCTGCCATCATGGTTACCTCAATATGTTATGGAGCTGCCTTACCATGAGGAAATTTAATGCTCTCCTGTAAAATTTTATTTTGGTCATTGTTTGTGGGAAGTTTTTAGGAATTGACAGCAAGTATATCTAAATGCTTCAAATTGTTATCATCTTGATTATCTAAGTTCTCATAATGCTTTTGTTCTAAAACTATAATTGTCCTTTGAATTAAGTGTCATTGCATAGTTTGATTTGAGTGAATCTCACAGGTGTACAGTCCAGTGCCCCCTGCTGATGGAAGCTGCACCCCGTCTGAGTACAACACTCCCCCACCACagccattgccaccaccacctactacctcCACTTCCACTGCCACAACTATGCCAGCCAGGCCAGAGCCATGGGATCCTAATGTTCAAGGTGAGTGATTGCACTACTTGTGGCTAAGCCATACACACTGTAGAACATATTCACTATCAGTGTGAGATGTTATGTATGGAAATCCTTCCACATCAGGAATTGCTAATGATTTCATATTGGAAATGTTTTGGTGTGGAAATTAATCAAtatatctgtattttttttcattttattttagatTCAGAAGCAATGAAGATGAACCCAGGAGTGCCCCCTTACATGGTAAATAAATTTTATGGTCAAgatttgatatttatttatttattattttttttttttttatcttgtaagAAATTCATAAACAAACACCACATTAAGTGGATGACAAAAGATTgcactttcatatttttattttctttttatgtacttAATTTATTAAGAGTATGTTCAGCTGTCatacatatatgcatttattctttcatttcatctcacCCAAAGTATATGGGTTTGATCTTCATTACTGTTGAAGTGAATAATTCTTGATATGTTATCAGGTGTATCACATGCCCATGATGTATGGAGGGTTTGGGGGCTACAGCTACAACCCACACTGGGGCTGCAGCATTCCTGTGATGCCTTCCCCTGCTACAATAGAAGAGGGCAAGCAGACACCCTTGATGCCAGGTCAGATATGTTGTGTTTGATCATATATCAAAGTTAGCCATATCTGAGGCTTCATTCTTTTACATAATCTCAGCATCTTGGAATTGatgtaatgaataaaaaataaatgaaatgcattcaagaaacaaaggaaaagtagCTGTCAAGGTGGGTGCCAGAAGCTTGATATGAGACCATGATAAGCGTTCAGCACTGATAATAGTTTGACTCTTATATTGCCACTGTTTATTAGATGTAGTTCACTGTTATACTATCATGGATTATTATCTCTAAATCAAGCATGTCCAAGTTTTATCCTCTGTTATAAAATGAAGACTCAGTTTGTGTGGATTCTCAAAGATTAGGTAATAGTTGattatttttaatgttattcTCTGGAATACATGCAGGAACAGATGGGTATCAGCAGATGGTGGCTGTTGGAGGCTGGGGACAGGGATATGTGGGTGATATGCCTCCCCAGTCAGTGCTCTGCCCACCCCCTGCAGCGCAAGGTTACCCTCCTTTGCTGCGAGAGCCTTCCCCCATACCTTATCCACCTCTCCCTTTTGTAAGTTGAAGTAACACACTTTGAATAGTGAAATATTGTATCAGAGTGTGATTACTATTGCAGTGTGCTGTATTTGGGTTATTACTTTTCTCTGACTGATGGTAtgccttttattaatttttttcatttcttctctccatctttatatttttactttgtgtGGACAGTAGagatatggtgatggtgattcgTGGCTAATTGCTTTATTTTGGTTCTCCACTGGACTTTAGGCACTGGGAATAAACACCAAGTTATGATTTAAcactgaatgaaaaataagaaattccACTGCTGTTCCatgtcttgtttctctttatatattcaAAGAGTAGGGGGAAGATACAGTATCTTGAAGAAATTATTTTGTAAAGACATGATGATAAGTAggtttttgaagtgttttgataTGCCCCAAAATGATATGGTGTTAGGTCCTTCAGTTTCTTGTGCAGGCAAAGAAATAAGGCCAAgataatagtattaatgataatgtTTGTTTGTACAGCAACCTgatgggagagatggagggaaagatgggccacccttccaccatcaccaccaccaccatcacca containing:
- the LOC123499670 gene encoding protein ovarian tumor locus-like isoform X10, which translates into the protein MYTNKHEDHKWMRRRVNSRVFDPFDEWLESQGLYRKQVARDGSCLFRAVAEQVFMTQTEHVSLRSQCLKYMILHKDEFQPYLEVPVDHHVYKLQDVREWGGHTEIIAMSRLFKVDFLIYQEIGCPPTKATEYNYPKTLMLSFTHGNHYDIVYKKEVAMTRGFCQSLVYEILYSSVFQLKDVRLAVDTMLHDKEYASLRRDSANSAELKEIGALVEKILGTSISRDSSQEEAENKPSTAIEERPSIEDIHPDDVRGLLAHGIPPFPYKVAKSLDPDIYRNIEYDAWNTMRREARFGPIDYNGFQAGVKVFIKLEMLPNREEVEAMRKTHMARQGSGDNAEKKNAEEKVDIYQGHIQEMSENKGPVDVYIEEIGCRLKVPYESLERVPPSPPRSPWHQQAPGGPVGVPSGPAASVSSYKKLSGYYQKAPLPPEPEYSAGRSKKKGGKQVRESPVNNCGMRGRSASSPTPPRPRTPQGPHHQPPYGNKNYSQRGMGRGSSGGYRGGPNPAREAFPPIPSGMNVDIGVEGVWAMRANNPPANPHSGPSAPKNAPPFPPMPHPPITHPPPPYLFCHMEQGDKDPQVHVREVTMEALQQVMSAGGQQVRVTGQRLEVVSVEKPEESQTESAVKEIVLAGEHTLSTSQAEEEINGTSATAEGELSKIPTEAKEFSAPPPAPPSQTEVESTLQVEPLNPVPTSQEPNGEVPQTLVYPVDPSIAFISPPPPPHIPPPQLGDNSSPQSTTVYTVAYPPPYSSPGLIQVYSPVPPADGSCTPSEYNTPPPQPLPPPPTTSTSTATTMPARPEPWDPNVQDSEAMKMNPGVPPYMVYHMPMMYGGFGGYSYNPHWGCSIPVMPSPATIEEGKQTPLMPGTDGYQQMVAVGGWGQGYVGDMPPQSVLCPPPAAQGYPPLLREPSPIPYPPLPFQPDGRDGGKDGPPFHHHHHHHHHHHPRGRGRGGPHHRGGGHHFPAHQYSNNHGNNFHAPAANAGNFYRGGGGTQRSLPPRFHRGGGGPPGRGGPRHFHNSSHTPPHVHHQRNHQYEGQPLVHMGNKKSSSDNLASQGVSGSSVAPNVASGGVASPPQVTFVDHERPPGVMALPPPDTPALPPQEAMSVPPPGYYSAPPGFVMTGPWMWKMM
- the LOC123499670 gene encoding protein ovarian tumor locus-like isoform X4; this encodes MYTNKHEDHKWMRRRVNSRVFDPFDEWLESQGLYRKQVARDGSCLFRAVAEQVFMTQTEHVSLRSQCLKYMILHKDEFQPYLEVPVDHHVYKLQDVREWGGHTEIIAMSRLFKVDFLIYQEIGCPPTKATEYNYPKTLMLSFTHGNHYDIVYKKEVAMTRGFCQSLVYEILYSSVFQLKDVRLAVDTMLHDKEYASLRRDSANSAELKEIGALVEKILGTSISRDSSQEEAENKPSTAIEERPSIEDIHPDDVRGLLAHGIPPFPYKVAKSLDPDIYRNIEYDAWNTMRREARFGPIDYNGFQAGVKVFIKLEMLPNREEVEAMRKTHMARQGSGDNAEKKNAEEKVDIYQGHIQEMSENKGPVDVYIEEIGCRLKVPYESLERVPPSPPRSPWHQQAPGGPVGVPSGPAASVSSYKKLSGYYQKAPLPPEPEYSGRSKKKGGKQVREVVTLYQMPSSPVNNCGMRGRSASSPTPPRPRTPQGPHHQPPYGNKNYSQRGMGRGSSGGYRGGPNPAREAFPPIPSGMNVDIGVEGVWAMRANNPPANPHSGPSAPKNAPPFPPMPHPPITHPPPPYLFCHMEQGDKDPQVHVREVTMEALQQVMSAGGQQVRVTGQRLEVVSVEKPEESQTESAVKEIVLAGEHTLSTSQAEEEINGTSATAEGELSKIPTEAKEFSAPPPAPPSQTEVESTLQVEPLNPVPTSQEPNGEVPQTLVYPVDPSIAFISPPPPPHIPPPQLGDNSSPQSTTVYTVAYPPPYSSPGLIQVYSPVPPADGSCTPSEYNTPPPQPLPPPPTTSTSTATTMPARPEPWDPNVQDSEAMKMNPGVPPYMVYHMPMMYGGFGGYSYNPHWGCSIPVMPSPATIEEGKQTPLMPGTDGYQQMVAVGGWGQGYVGDMPPQSVLCPPPAAQGYPPLLREPSPIPYPPLPFQPDGRDGGKDGPPFHHHHHHHHHHHPRGRGRGGPHHRGGGHHFPAHQYSNNHGNNFHAPAANAGNFYRGGGGTQRSLPPRFHRGGGGPPGRGGPRHFHNSSHTPPHVHHQRNHQYEGQPLVHMGNKKSSSDNLASQGVSGSSVAPNVASGGVASPPQVTFVDHERPPGVMALPPPDTPALPPQEAMSVPPPGYYSAPPGFVMTGPWMWKMM